A DNA window from Enterobacter asburiae contains the following coding sequences:
- the pyk gene encoding pyruvate kinase, protein MSRRLRRTKIVTTLGPATDRDNNLEKIIAAGANVVRMNFSHGTPEDHKLRADKVREIAAKLGRHVAILGDLQGPKIRVSTFKEGKVFLNIGDKFLLDANLGKGEGDKEKVGIDYKGLPADVVPGDILLLDDGRVQLKVLEVQGMKVFTEVTVGGPLSNNKGINKLGGGLSAEALTDKDKADIVTAALIGVDYLAVSFPRCGEDLNYARRLARDAGCDAKIVAKVERAEAVCDQDAMDDVILASDVVMVARGDLGVEIGDPELVGIQKALIRRARQLNRAVITATQMMESMITNPMPTRAEVMDVANAVLDGTDAVMLSAETAAGQYPAETVAAMARVCLGAEKIPSINVSKHRLDVQFDNVEEAIAMSAMYAANHLKGVTAIITMTESGRTALMTSRISSGLPIFAMSRHERTLNLTALYRGVTPVHFDSTSDGVAAAHDAVNLLRDKGYLVSGDIVIVTQGDVMSTIGSTNTTRIMTVE, encoded by the coding sequence ATGTCCAGAAGGCTTCGCAGAACCAAGATCGTAACCACCTTAGGCCCGGCCACCGATCGCGATAATAATCTTGAGAAAATTATCGCCGCCGGCGCCAACGTGGTGCGTATGAACTTCTCTCACGGTACGCCAGAAGACCATAAATTACGTGCCGATAAAGTGCGTGAAATCGCAGCCAAACTGGGCCGCCACGTTGCTATCCTCGGCGATTTGCAGGGTCCAAAAATTCGTGTATCGACCTTTAAAGAGGGTAAGGTTTTCCTCAATATCGGCGACAAATTCCTGCTTGATGCCAACCTGGGCAAAGGCGAAGGCGATAAAGAGAAAGTCGGTATCGACTATAAAGGCCTGCCGGCTGACGTGGTGCCGGGCGATATCCTGCTGCTCGACGACGGTCGCGTACAGCTGAAGGTGCTGGAAGTTCAGGGCATGAAAGTGTTCACCGAAGTCACCGTCGGCGGCCCGCTCTCCAACAATAAAGGCATCAACAAACTGGGCGGCGGCCTCTCTGCAGAAGCGCTTACCGATAAAGACAAAGCGGACATCGTGACGGCTGCGCTGATCGGCGTTGACTACCTGGCGGTCTCCTTCCCGCGCTGCGGTGAAGATCTGAACTATGCGCGTCGTCTGGCGCGTGATGCAGGCTGCGATGCTAAAATCGTCGCGAAAGTTGAACGCGCGGAAGCCGTTTGCGATCAGGATGCCATGGACGATGTGATCCTCGCGTCCGACGTGGTAATGGTTGCGCGTGGTGACCTGGGCGTGGAAATTGGCGACCCTGAGCTGGTAGGGATCCAGAAAGCGCTGATTCGTCGCGCACGTCAGCTGAACCGCGCGGTGATCACCGCCACTCAGATGATGGAATCGATGATCACCAACCCAATGCCAACCCGCGCAGAAGTCATGGACGTGGCTAACGCCGTGCTGGACGGTACCGATGCGGTGATGCTCTCTGCGGAAACCGCTGCGGGCCAGTATCCGGCAGAAACCGTGGCCGCTATGGCGCGCGTCTGCCTGGGCGCTGAAAAGATCCCAAGCATCAACGTTTCTAAACACCGTCTGGACGTGCAGTTTGACAACGTGGAAGAAGCGATTGCGATGTCTGCGATGTATGCGGCAAACCATCTGAAGGGCGTTACCGCGATCATCACCATGACCGAATCTGGCCGCACCGCGCTGATGACCTCTCGTATCAGCTCTGGTCTGCCGATCTTCGCCATGTCCCGTCACGAACGTACCCTGAACCTGACGGCGCTGTACCGCGGCGTGACGCCGGTTCACTTCGACAGCACCAGTGACGGCGTAGCTGCGGCGCATGATGCCGTAAACCTGCTGCGCGATAAAGGCTATCTGGTGTCCGGTGATATCGTCATTGTGACCCAGGGCGACGTTATGAGCACCATCGGCTCAACCAACACCACGCGCATTATGACCGTCGAGTAA
- a CDS encoding MurR/RpiR family transcriptional regulator, whose amino-acid sequence MNMLEKIQFQLEHLSKSERKVAEVILASPAQAIHSSIAALAQEAGVSEPTVNRFCRSLETRGFPDFKLHLAQSLANGTPYVNRNVDEDDSVDAYTAKIFESAMASLDHVRQSLDMSSVNRAVDLLTQAKRIAFFGLGSSAAVAHDAMNKFFRFNVPVIYSDDIVLQRMSCMNCSEDDVVVLISHTGRTKSQVELAQLARENDAMVIALTTAGTPLAREATLAITLDVPEDTDIYMPMVSRLAQLTVIDVLATGFTLRRGAKFRDNLKRVKEALKESRFDKELLIKSDVP is encoded by the coding sequence ATGAACATGCTGGAAAAAATCCAGTTTCAACTGGAACACCTTAGCAAATCCGAGCGAAAAGTGGCCGAGGTCATTCTCGCCTCCCCCGCTCAGGCGATTCATTCAAGCATCGCCGCTCTGGCACAGGAAGCGGGTGTTAGCGAACCGACGGTCAATCGCTTTTGCCGCAGCCTGGAAACGCGCGGCTTTCCTGATTTTAAACTGCATCTGGCACAAAGTCTGGCTAACGGCACCCCATATGTTAATCGTAATGTGGATGAAGACGACAGCGTTGATGCCTATACCGCGAAAATTTTTGAATCGGCCATGGCTTCGCTTGACCACGTGCGCCAGTCTCTGGACATGAGTTCCGTGAATCGCGCGGTGGATTTGCTCACCCAGGCCAAGCGGATTGCGTTCTTTGGTCTCGGGTCGTCTGCCGCCGTGGCGCATGACGCCATGAACAAATTTTTCCGCTTTAACGTCCCGGTGATTTATTCCGATGACATTGTGCTGCAACGCATGAGCTGTATGAATTGCAGTGAAGATGACGTCGTGGTACTGATTTCGCACACCGGGCGCACCAAGAGTCAGGTAGAGCTGGCACAGCTGGCCCGTGAAAACGATGCCATGGTGATTGCCCTCACCACGGCAGGCACGCCGCTGGCGCGTGAGGCGACGCTGGCGATCACCCTCGACGTGCCGGAAGACACCGACATTTATATGCCGATGGTTTCCCGACTGGCGCAGCTCACCGTGATTGACGTGCTGGCAACCGGTTTTACCTTGCGTCGGGGCGCAAAATTCCGGGATAACTTGAAGCGGGTCAAGGAAGCGCTGAAGGAATCGCGTTTTGATAAAGAATTGCTTATAAAGAGCGATGTTCCCTGA
- the zwf gene encoding glucose-6-phosphate dehydrogenase: MAVTQTAQACDLVIFGAKGDLARRKLLPSLYQLEKAGQIHPDTRILGVGRADWDKDAYTKVVREALETFMKEKIDESLWDTLSGRLDFCNLDVNDVSAFTRLGAMLDQKNRVTINYFAMPPSTFGAICKGLGEAKLNAKPARVVMEKPLGTSLATSREINDQVGEFFEECQVYRIDHYLGKETVLNLLALRFANSLFVNNWDNRTIDHVEITVAEEVGIEGRWGYFDQAGQMRDMIQNHLLQILCMIAMSPPSDLTADSIRDAKVKVLKSLRRIDRSNVREKTVRGQYTAGFAQGKKVPGYLEEEGANKSSNTETFVAIRVDIDDWRWAGVPFYLRTGKRLPAKCSEVVVYFKNPELNLFKESWQELPQNKLTIRLQPDEGVDIQILNKVPGLDHKHNLQTTKLDLSYSETFNQTHLADAYERLLLETMRGIQALFVRRDEVEEAWKWVDSITEAWAADQDAPKPYQAGTWGPVASVAMITRDGRSWNEFE, translated from the coding sequence ATGGCGGTAACGCAAACAGCCCAGGCATGTGACCTGGTCATTTTCGGCGCGAAAGGCGATCTTGCACGCCGAAAATTGCTGCCTTCCCTGTATCAACTGGAGAAAGCGGGCCAAATTCATCCGGATACCCGTATCCTGGGTGTCGGGCGCGCAGACTGGGATAAGGACGCTTATACCAAAGTCGTCCGCGAGGCGCTCGAAACTTTCATGAAGGAAAAAATTGATGAAAGTTTGTGGGATACCCTGAGTGGACGCCTCGATTTCTGCAACCTGGACGTTAATGACGTCAGCGCGTTTACCCGCTTAGGCGCGATGCTGGATCAGAAAAACCGTGTCACCATTAACTATTTCGCCATGCCGCCAAGCACCTTCGGCGCCATCTGCAAAGGTCTGGGCGAAGCCAAACTGAACGCCAAACCGGCGCGCGTCGTGATGGAGAAGCCGCTGGGTACGTCGCTGGCAACCTCGCGTGAAATCAACGACCAGGTGGGCGAGTTCTTTGAAGAGTGCCAGGTCTACCGTATCGACCACTACCTCGGTAAAGAGACGGTACTGAACCTGCTGGCGCTGCGTTTCGCTAACTCCCTGTTTGTGAATAACTGGGACAACCGCACTATCGACCACGTGGAAATCACCGTGGCGGAAGAGGTGGGGATTGAAGGTCGCTGGGGTTACTTTGACCAGGCCGGTCAGATGCGCGACATGATCCAGAACCACCTGCTGCAAATTCTGTGCATGATTGCCATGTCTCCACCGTCTGACCTGACGGCTGACAGCATCCGTGACGCAAAAGTGAAGGTGCTGAAGTCACTGCGCCGCATCGATCGCTCCAACGTGCGTGAGAAGACCGTCCGCGGCCAGTACACCGCCGGGTTTGCGCAAGGCAAAAAAGTGCCGGGCTACCTGGAAGAAGAGGGCGCGAACAAGTCCAGCAACACCGAGACCTTCGTGGCGATCCGCGTGGATATCGACGACTGGCGCTGGGCGGGCGTTCCGTTCTACCTGCGCACAGGTAAACGTCTGCCGGCCAAATGTTCCGAAGTGGTTGTTTATTTCAAAAACCCGGAACTGAACCTGTTCAAAGAGTCCTGGCAGGAACTGCCGCAGAACAAACTGACTATTCGTCTGCAGCCGGACGAGGGCGTGGATATCCAGATCCTGAACAAAGTGCCGGGGCTGGATCATAAACACAACCTGCAGACCACCAAGCTGGATCTGAGCTACTCCGAAACCTTCAATCAGACGCACCTGGCCGATGCTTACGAGCGTCTGCTGCTGGAAACCATGCGCGGTATCCAGGCGCTGTTCGTGCGTCGCGACGAAGTGGAAGAGGCGTGGAAATGGGTCGACTCCATCACCGAAGCCTGGGCTGCCGATCAGGATGCGCCAAAACCGTATCAGGCGGGTACCTGGGGACCTGTCGCGTCGGTGGCGATGATCACCCGCGATGGCCGCTCCTGGAACGAGTTTGAGTGA
- the edd gene encoding phosphogluconate dehydratase, translating to MNPTLLRVTQRIIERSKETRSAYLARIEQAKSSTVHRSQLACGNLAHGFAACQPDDKASLKSMLRNNIAIITSYNDMLSAHQPYEVYPTIIRNALHSVNAVGQVAGGVPAMCDGVTQGQDGMELSLLSREVIAMSAAVGLSHNMFDGALYLGVCDKIVPGLVMAALSFGHLPAIFVPSGPMASGLPNKEKVRIRQLYAEGKADRQALLEAEAASYHAPGTCTFYGTANTNQMVVEFMGMQLPGSSFIQPDAPLRKALTEAAARQVTRLTGNGNEWMPMGKMVDEKVIVNGIVALLATGGSTNHTMHLVAMARAAGILINWDDFSEISSVVPLMARLYPNGPADINHFQAAGGVPLLMRELLKGGLLHEDVNTVAGFGLQRYTQEPWLNNGELDWREGASASLDAQVIATIDKPFSPHGGTKVLSGNLGRAVMKTSAVPEENQVIEAPAVVFESQHDVLPAFDAGLLDKDCVVVVRHQGPKANGMPELHKLMPPLGVLLDRRFKIALVTDGRLSGASGKVPSAIHVTPEAYDGGLLAKVRDGDMIRVNGQTGELTLLVDEAELAARQPHIPDLSASRVGTGREMFSALREKLSGAEQGATCITF from the coding sequence ATGAATCCGACATTGTTACGCGTAACACAACGCATTATCGAGCGCTCGAAAGAGACCCGTTCGGCCTACCTCGCCCGGATTGAACAGGCAAAGAGCAGCACCGTCCACCGATCTCAGCTGGCCTGCGGGAACCTGGCGCACGGCTTCGCCGCCTGCCAGCCTGATGATAAAGCGTCGCTGAAAAGCATGCTGCGTAACAATATCGCCATTATTACCTCCTATAACGATATGCTTTCCGCCCACCAGCCGTATGAGGTTTATCCCACTATCATCCGTAACGCGCTGCACAGCGTAAATGCGGTGGGCCAGGTGGCGGGCGGTGTACCTGCCATGTGTGACGGCGTGACGCAGGGGCAGGACGGTATGGAGCTGTCCCTGCTGAGCCGCGAAGTGATTGCCATGTCTGCTGCGGTGGGGCTGTCACACAATATGTTCGATGGCGCGCTGTACCTCGGCGTGTGCGACAAGATTGTCCCGGGCCTGGTGATGGCGGCGCTGTCGTTTGGGCATCTGCCTGCGATCTTCGTCCCGTCCGGCCCAATGGCGAGCGGTCTGCCGAACAAAGAAAAAGTGCGTATCCGCCAGCTGTACGCGGAAGGGAAAGCAGACCGTCAGGCGCTGCTGGAGGCGGAAGCCGCGTCCTATCATGCGCCGGGAACCTGTACGTTCTACGGTACGGCTAACACTAACCAGATGGTCGTGGAATTTATGGGAATGCAGCTTCCGGGCTCGTCCTTTATCCAGCCAGATGCGCCGCTGCGCAAGGCGCTGACAGAGGCCGCGGCCCGTCAGGTCACGCGTCTGACCGGCAACGGCAACGAATGGATGCCGATGGGCAAAATGGTCGACGAAAAAGTCATCGTCAACGGGATTGTCGCGCTGCTGGCAACCGGGGGCTCAACCAATCACACCATGCACCTGGTGGCCATGGCGCGTGCGGCGGGCATTCTGATTAACTGGGATGACTTCTCCGAGATCTCTTCCGTGGTGCCGCTGATGGCGCGCCTGTACCCGAACGGTCCGGCGGATATTAACCACTTCCAGGCCGCAGGCGGTGTACCGCTGCTGATGCGCGAGCTGCTGAAAGGCGGGCTGCTGCATGAAGACGTGAATACCGTGGCGGGCTTTGGCCTTCAGCGCTACACCCAGGAGCCGTGGCTGAACAACGGCGAGCTGGACTGGCGTGAAGGGGCGAGCGCGTCTCTTGATGCGCAGGTGATTGCCACTATCGACAAACCGTTCTCTCCTCACGGCGGCACCAAAGTGCTGAGCGGCAACCTCGGTCGTGCGGTAATGAAGACCTCTGCCGTACCGGAAGAGAACCAGGTTATCGAAGCGCCGGCGGTGGTATTTGAAAGCCAGCATGACGTGTTACCCGCCTTTGACGCCGGTCTGCTCGATAAAGACTGCGTGGTGGTGGTGCGTCACCAGGGGCCTAAAGCCAACGGGATGCCAGAATTACATAAACTTATGCCACCACTTGGTGTATTATTGGACCGCCGTTTCAAAATTGCGCTAGTCACCGATGGACGCCTCTCCGGGGCATCCGGTAAAGTGCCTTCAGCCATCCACGTGACGCCGGAAGCCTACGACGGCGGTCTGCTGGCGAAAGTGCGCGACGGTGACATGATCCGCGTGAACGGCCAGACGGGCGAGTTAACCCTGCTGGTGGATGAAGCCGAGCTGGCGGCACGTCAGCCCCATATTCCTGACCTGAGCGCATCGCGCGTGGGGACCGGACGCGAAATGTTCAGCGCGCTGCGTGAGAAACTCTCCGGTGCGGAGCAGGGCGCAACCTGTATTACGTTTTAA
- the kdgA gene encoding bifunctional 4-hydroxy-2-oxoglutarate aldolase/2-dehydro-3-deoxy-phosphogluconate aldolase, producing MKNWKTSAEAILTTGPVVPVIVVNKLEHAVPMAKALVAGGVRVLEVTLRTACAMDAIRAIAKEVPDAIIGAGTVLNAQQLAEVTEAGAQFAISPGLTEPLLKAATEGTIPLIPGISTVSELMLGMDYGLKEFKFFPAEANGGTKALQAIAGPFSQVRFCPTGGISPANYRDYLALKSVLCIGGSWLVPADALEAGDWDRITKLAREAVEGAKQ from the coding sequence ATGAAAAACTGGAAAACAAGTGCAGAAGCAATCCTGACCACTGGCCCTGTCGTGCCGGTTATCGTGGTAAACAAGCTGGAGCACGCTGTACCGATGGCGAAAGCGCTGGTTGCGGGTGGCGTTCGCGTTCTGGAAGTGACCCTGCGCACCGCCTGCGCGATGGACGCTATCCGCGCTATCGCCAAAGAAGTGCCGGACGCCATCATCGGTGCGGGTACCGTTCTCAACGCGCAGCAGCTGGCGGAAGTGACCGAAGCGGGCGCGCAGTTCGCCATCAGCCCTGGCCTGACCGAGCCGCTGCTGAAAGCCGCCACCGAAGGTACTATTCCGCTGATCCCTGGCATCAGCACCGTCTCTGAACTGATGCTGGGCATGGACTACGGTCTGAAAGAATTCAAATTCTTCCCGGCTGAAGCGAACGGCGGCACCAAAGCGCTGCAGGCGATTGCGGGTCCCTTCTCTCAGGTACGCTTCTGCCCAACGGGCGGTATCTCTCCTGCCAACTACCGTGACTACCTGGCGCTGAAAAGCGTGCTGTGCATCGGCGGTTCATGGCTGGTTCCGGCGGATGCGCTGGAAGCGGGCGACTGGGATCGCATCACCAAACTGGCTCGTGAAGCGGTTGAAGGCGCGAAGCAGTAA
- the purT gene encoding formate-dependent phosphoribosylglycinamide formyltransferase, with protein sequence MIRLGTALRPAATRVMLLGSGELGKEVAIECQRLGVEVIAVDRYADAPAMHVAHRSYVINMLDGDALRELITREKPDFVVPEIEAIATDTLIALEQEGQRVVPCAKAAKLTMNREGIRRLAAEELGLPTSSYRFAGDKAAFLQAVEEIGYPCIVKPVMSSSGKGQSFIRDSGTLDNAWDYAQQGGRAGAGRVIVEGVVKFDFEITLLTVSAVDGVHFCDPIGHRQEDGDYRESWQPQQMSALALERAQEIARKTVLALGGYGLFGVELFVCGDEVIFSEVSPRPHDTGMVTLISQDLSEFALHVRAFLGLPVGGIRQYGPAASAVILPQLTSQNVTFDNVDGAVGAGLQVRLFGKPEIDGTRRLGVALATGDNVDDAVARAKAAAASVKVAG encoded by the coding sequence ATGATTCGTTTAGGAACTGCGCTGCGGCCTGCGGCGACGCGAGTGATGCTGTTGGGATCGGGCGAGCTGGGAAAAGAGGTCGCCATTGAGTGCCAGCGTTTAGGTGTGGAAGTCATTGCCGTAGACCGTTACGCCGACGCACCCGCCATGCACGTCGCCCATCGTTCTTATGTGATTAACATGCTGGATGGCGATGCCCTTCGCGAACTGATTACGCGCGAAAAACCCGATTTTGTCGTGCCGGAAATTGAGGCCATCGCCACCGATACGCTGATCGCCCTGGAGCAGGAAGGCCAGCGCGTGGTGCCCTGTGCGAAAGCCGCAAAGCTGACCATGAACCGCGAAGGCATTCGTCGCCTGGCGGCGGAAGAGCTGGGATTGCCCACCTCGAGCTACCGTTTTGCTGGCGATAAGGCCGCGTTTCTGCAGGCCGTCGAGGAAATTGGCTACCCGTGCATCGTTAAGCCGGTGATGAGCTCCTCCGGAAAAGGACAGAGCTTTATTCGCGACAGCGGTACCCTGGATAACGCGTGGGATTATGCCCAGCAGGGTGGCCGTGCCGGAGCCGGTCGCGTAATCGTCGAAGGCGTCGTGAAGTTTGATTTCGAAATCACCCTGCTGACCGTCAGCGCCGTTGACGGCGTCCATTTCTGCGACCCGATTGGTCACCGTCAGGAAGATGGCGATTACCGCGAATCCTGGCAGCCGCAGCAGATGAGCGCCCTGGCGCTAGAGCGTGCTCAGGAGATCGCCCGTAAAACCGTCCTGGCGCTGGGCGGGTATGGCCTGTTCGGCGTGGAGCTGTTTGTGTGCGGTGATGAGGTGATTTTCAGCGAAGTCTCCCCTCGCCCGCATGACACCGGCATGGTCACGCTGATTTCGCAGGATCTCTCCGAATTCGCCCTGCACGTGCGCGCGTTCCTTGGCCTGCCCGTCGGCGGTATCCGTCAGTACGGCCCGGCCGCCTCGGCGGTGATCCTGCCGCAGCTAACCAGCCAGAACGTCACGTTTGATAACGTCGACGGGGCGGTGGGTGCAGGATTGCAGGTACGTCTGTTCGGCAAGCCGGAGATCGACGGAACCCGCCGTCTTGGCGTGGCATTAGCCACCGGGGATAACGTTGACGACGCCGTGGCGAGAGCGAAAGCGGCCGCTGCGAGCGTCAAGGTTGCAGGATAA
- a CDS encoding tellurite resistance TerB family protein, with protein MSGWLNQLQSLLGQKTSSGERDLSKLLVPGALGGLAGLLVANKSSRKLLAKYGTGALLAGGGAIAGTVLWNKYKDRIRTAHSDEPHYGEHTSPLDLRTERLILALVFAAKSDGHIDDKERAAIEQQLREAGVEEKGRVLVAQAIEQPLEPQRLAQSVKNEEEALELYLLSCAAIDIDHFMERSYLNALGDALKIPQDVREGIERDIREQKQALQG; from the coding sequence ATGTCTGGCTGGTTAAATCAATTGCAATCCCTGTTAGGGCAGAAAACATCGTCTGGCGAACGGGACCTCAGCAAACTGCTGGTACCCGGGGCGCTCGGCGGGCTGGCAGGCCTGTTGGTCGCGAATAAATCCTCACGCAAGCTGCTGGCAAAGTATGGTACAGGCGCGCTGCTGGCCGGCGGCGGCGCCATCGCGGGCACCGTGCTGTGGAATAAATACAAGGACAGAATACGGACCGCGCACAGCGATGAACCGCATTACGGCGAGCACACCTCGCCGCTGGATCTGCGTACCGAACGGCTCATTCTTGCGCTGGTTTTTGCCGCGAAAAGCGACGGGCATATTGACGATAAGGAACGAGCGGCGATCGAGCAGCAGCTGCGCGAAGCCGGCGTTGAAGAGAAGGGAAGAGTGCTGGTGGCGCAGGCGATAGAACAGCCGCTCGAGCCGCAGCGTCTTGCGCAAAGTGTGAAAAATGAGGAAGAGGCGCTGGAGCTCTATTTACTCAGCTGCGCAGCCATCGATATCGATCATTTTATGGAGCGGAGCTACCTTAACGCCCTGGGCGATGCGTTAAAGATCCCTCAGGACGTGCGCGAGGGCATTGAGCGGGATATCCGGGAACAAAAACAGGCGTTACAGGGATAG
- the ptrB gene encoding oligopeptidase B, producing the protein MPPKARRTPYAITTHGDTRIDNYYWLRDDSRSRPEVLDYLHEENDYGRKVMSSQQTLQDQLLNEMVQRIPQRDISAPWTKNGYRYRHIYEPGNEYPIYQRQSVLSAEWDEWDILLDANQRAAHSEFYTLGGMSISPDNAVMALAEDYLSRRQYGLRFRNLETGNWYPEMLENVSPDFVWANDSETVYYVKKHASTLLPYQVWRHTVGTDSADDELVYEEKDETFYVSLHKTSSRHYVIIFLASATTSEVLLLDAELPDAQPLCFLPRRKDHEYSLDHFQHSFYLRSNREGKNFGLYKTKVRDERKWEVLIPARDQVMLEGFTLFTDWLVVEERQRGLTSIRQINRKTREVVGIAFDDPAYVTWIGFNPEPESSRLRYGYSSMTTPDTLFELDMDTGQRQVIKQTEVKGFESDNYRSEHLWVTARDGVEVPVSLVYHRAHFQKGKNPILVYGYGSYGSSMDADFSSSRLSLLDRGFVFAIAHIRGGGELGQHWYEDGKFLKKKNTFNDYLDVCDALIEQGYGDPQLCFGMGGSAGGMLMGAAINQRPDRFKGIVAQVPFVDVVTTMLDESIPLTTGEFEEWGNPQDELYYRYMKEYSPYDNVEAKAYPHMLVTTGLHDSQVQYWEPAKWVAKLRELKTDDNLLLLCTDMDSGHGGKSGRFKSYEGVALEYAFLIGLAQDTLPGRAER; encoded by the coding sequence ATGCCACCGAAAGCCCGACGTACTCCTTATGCGATCACCACGCATGGCGATACGCGTATAGACAACTATTACTGGCTGCGGGACGATTCTCGCTCCCGGCCAGAGGTACTCGACTACCTGCACGAGGAAAACGACTATGGCCGCAAGGTCATGTCCAGCCAGCAGACGCTTCAGGACCAGTTGCTGAATGAAATGGTGCAGCGTATTCCCCAGCGCGATATCTCCGCGCCCTGGACCAAAAATGGCTATCGCTATCGCCATATTTACGAGCCCGGCAATGAGTATCCCATCTACCAGCGTCAGTCGGTGTTAAGCGCCGAATGGGATGAGTGGGATATTCTGCTGGATGCCAACCAGCGCGCCGCCCACAGCGAGTTTTATACCCTGGGCGGCATGTCCATTTCCCCTGACAACGCGGTGATGGCGCTGGCGGAGGATTATCTCTCCCGCCGCCAGTACGGCCTGCGGTTTCGTAATCTGGAGACCGGCAACTGGTATCCGGAAATGCTGGAAAACGTCTCCCCGGATTTTGTCTGGGCAAATGATTCCGAGACGGTTTACTACGTCAAAAAACACGCGTCGACGCTGCTGCCTTACCAGGTGTGGCGACATACCGTGGGAACGGACTCCGCTGACGACGAGCTGGTTTATGAAGAGAAAGACGAAACCTTCTATGTCAGCCTGCATAAAACCTCCTCACGCCACTATGTGATTATCTTCCTTGCCAGCGCGACGACGTCGGAAGTTCTGCTGCTGGATGCCGAACTGCCGGATGCCCAGCCGCTCTGTTTCCTGCCGCGCCGCAAGGATCACGAGTACAGCCTGGACCACTTCCAGCACAGCTTTTATTTGCGCTCCAATCGCGAGGGCAAAAACTTTGGTCTCTATAAAACCAAAGTGCGCGATGAGCGCAAGTGGGAGGTGCTTATCCCCGCGCGGGATCAGGTGATGCTGGAAGGGTTCACCCTCTTTACCGACTGGCTGGTGGTCGAAGAGCGTCAGCGCGGGCTGACCAGTATCCGGCAAATCAACCGTAAAACCCGGGAAGTGGTGGGGATTGCGTTTGACGACCCGGCCTACGTGACGTGGATTGGTTTCAACCCTGAACCCGAATCGTCGCGGTTGCGCTACGGCTACTCTTCCATGACCACGCCGGACACCCTGTTTGAGCTGGATATGGACACCGGGCAGCGTCAGGTCATTAAACAGACCGAGGTAAAAGGGTTTGAGTCCGACAACTACCGCAGCGAGCACCTGTGGGTCACCGCCCGTGATGGCGTGGAGGTGCCTGTCTCTCTTGTTTACCATCGGGCTCATTTCCAGAAAGGCAAAAACCCGATCCTGGTGTACGGCTACGGCTCGTATGGCTCAAGCATGGACGCCGATTTCAGCAGCAGCCGGTTAAGCCTGCTCGATCGCGGTTTTGTTTTCGCCATCGCCCATATTCGCGGCGGCGGTGAGCTGGGCCAGCACTGGTATGAAGACGGGAAATTCCTGAAGAAGAAAAACACCTTCAATGACTACCTCGACGTCTGCGATGCGCTGATTGAGCAGGGCTACGGCGATCCGCAGCTCTGCTTTGGGATGGGGGGCAGCGCGGGCGGTATGCTGATGGGGGCAGCGATCAACCAGCGTCCCGACCGCTTTAAGGGGATTGTCGCGCAGGTTCCGTTTGTCGATGTGGTCACGACCATGCTCGATGAATCCATTCCCCTTACTACCGGGGAGTTTGAGGAGTGGGGGAATCCGCAGGATGAGCTGTACTACCGCTATATGAAAGAGTACAGCCCGTACGATAACGTGGAGGCGAAAGCCTACCCGCATATGCTGGTCACCACCGGTTTGCATGATTCTCAGGTGCAATACTGGGAGCCGGCAAAATGGGTGGCAAAACTGCGTGAGCTGAAAACCGATGACAATCTGCTGCTGCTGTGTACCGACATGGATTCCGGACACGGGGGGAAATCGGGGCGATTTAAATCGTACGAAGGGGTTGCTCTGGAATATGCCTTCTTGATAGGCCTGGCGCAGGACACGCTGCCAGGCCGTGCGGAGCGTTAA